Genomic window (Candidatus Saccharibacteria bacterium oral taxon 488):
CGCGTCCAAGGTCATAAACTTGCCCAGTGGCCGCACCAGCACCGCCGCTGCTAAGACGCCGACCAGCACCGCCGAGATCAGCCGTAGCAACTTGCCAGGTCCCTTTGGCCCGGCAATTAATAATAGCACCAGCGGCCCCACCGTGAGGATGATCGTCGCCACCACGCCATTTGGCAGTCCCGCCACACTACTAACACCCAGCCCGCCGATCACCCCGGCCAACCACTCGGCCCACAATTCCGCCAGCAATGCACCAGCTGCCAGTGCCAGTGCCAACACGCCAAATCGCCGGTTCAGCACGAACGCTAGTGCTGTCAGCGCCACGGCCACGCCGCCAAACAACAACACCATGCTCATCGCTGCGCCCCCGTACTAAACCGCGCAGTGACGCCCGGCTTGATACCATGCTCCTTGGCACTACCCGCCGGCAGCTCTAACACATACCGCGCCGGAACTGGCGTGTGATATACCTCATGCGGCTCGTTGTCGGGCCAGACATCACGCTTGACGTGCACGACCTTTTTCTTGGCATCTAGCCAGATAATATCAATCGGGACGCGCATATCCTTCATCCAAATTGGTATATCACCGTCTTTCTCGGCCACGAACAACATCCCCTCGCTCTTACCCAGCTCCTGCCGACCGCCCAAGCCCCGCGCCCGCGTCTCGTCCGTATCAGCGACCTCTACTCGAAATGTGCCCTTGCCGATGTCAACAGTCGTGTACGTTTTATTCATCTGGCGCGACACCGCCCATACGCCGTAGCCGATCCCGGCCAACAC
Coding sequences:
- a CDS encoding DUF192 domain-containing protein, encoding MSAKSASIVQRIIVWMIVLGVLAGIGYGVWAVSRQMNKTYTTVDIGKGTFRVEVADTDETRARGLGGRQELGKSEGMLFVAEKDGDIPIWMKDMRVPIDIIWLDAKKKVVHVKRDVWPDNEPHEVYHTPVPARYVLELPAGSAKEHGIKPGVTARFSTGAQR